Proteins found in one Paenibacillus sp. FSL R10-2782 genomic segment:
- the yycF gene encoding response regulator YycF has protein sequence MQGTILVVDDEQPIADILKFNLEKEGYQVICAFDGISAVDIAVKQQPDLILLDLMLPGMDGMDVCREVRGHQLQTPIIMLTAKDGEIDKVLGLELGADDYVTKPFSTRELLARVKAQMRRQQRGGAGTSESRSQEEKQGLRVADLFFDTDMYTAYKNGTPLDLTHREYELLYYMAKNAGKVMTREHLLQAVWGFEYYGDVRTVDVTIRRLREKIEENPSKPETILTRRGLGYIISGGKGGLRA, from the coding sequence ATGCAGGGAACGATTCTGGTGGTGGATGATGAACAGCCTATCGCTGATATTTTGAAATTTAATTTGGAAAAAGAGGGCTATCAGGTGATTTGCGCCTTCGATGGAATCAGCGCGGTGGATATCGCGGTCAAGCAGCAGCCTGACCTAATCTTGCTGGACCTGATGCTGCCGGGGATGGATGGCATGGATGTGTGCCGCGAGGTGCGCGGGCATCAGCTCCAGACGCCGATTATTATGCTGACCGCCAAGGACGGGGAAATCGACAAGGTGCTGGGGTTGGAGCTGGGCGCAGATGATTATGTGACAAAGCCGTTCAGCACACGGGAATTGCTGGCGCGGGTGAAGGCACAGATGCGCAGACAGCAGCGCGGCGGGGCAGGCACGTCGGAAAGCCGCTCGCAGGAAGAGAAGCAGGGGCTGCGCGTGGCGGACCTCTTTTTTGATACGGATATGTATACAGCTTACAAAAACGGTACACCGCTCGATCTGACGCATCGGGAGTATGAGCTTCTGTATTATATGGCTAAAAATGCCGGAAAGGTCATGACAAGGGAGCATTTGCTCCAGGCGGTGTGGGGCTTCGAATACTATGGGGATGTGCGGACGGTGGATGTGACGATCCGGCGGCTGCGCGAGAAGATTGAGGAAAACCCGAGCAAGCCGGAGACGATCCTGACGCGCCGTGGACTCGGATACATTATTAGCGGGGGCAAAGGTGGCCTGCGGGCATGA
- a CDS encoding M23 family metallopeptidase produces MEVLKGKHSSESRNEDSSAEDKPAGAAGKIAMWLSGRRKWLSWTAGGVVIAGSLIFAGNQYVGANTVPYYKVYVKGVEVGSILNEQQLNQLYATKSKQYKDKYPGVDMVLNTSAVTTGIEKAYKVDIDSGATLKKLDGMLTAYAKGVEVKVNGQTVGIVKDKATAQAALKQVQKKYTPAGEGTATGIKGLVRKTSVGSSHANASSKASKAWLESATIREKIAYEPVKADPNKVLTEAEAVKALTEAREAPVTYTVQEGDSLSSIANKFNMTAWEIKQNNPGSRELYLQIGDELKLTAPKAPVTVQTVEKVVEQIAIEPEIEVRQSDELKAGVTKVVRPGQAGLKEMDYRLTKENGEVVREEWLGQKVLQPSVSEVVLKGTKVVGEGSGEFAWPVSGAAMSSSFGARWGRMHEGVDLVGSPDIHASDEGVVTFAGQQNGYGNVIMIDHGNGYQTVYGHLSSIGVHVGQVVQQGESIGVMGNTGRSTGTHLHFEIRKDNTPRNPMTYLR; encoded by the coding sequence ATGGAGGTTTTGAAGGGAAAGCATTCATCAGAGAGCAGGAATGAAGATTCAAGCGCTGAAGACAAGCCTGCTGGAGCAGCAGGAAAAATAGCAATGTGGTTGAGCGGGCGCAGAAAGTGGTTGAGTTGGACTGCGGGCGGTGTGGTGATTGCAGGCAGTCTTATTTTTGCTGGAAATCAATATGTCGGGGCGAATACGGTTCCTTATTATAAAGTGTATGTAAAGGGTGTGGAGGTCGGAAGCATCCTCAATGAGCAACAGCTAAATCAACTGTATGCAACGAAGAGCAAGCAATATAAGGACAAGTATCCCGGTGTGGACATGGTGCTCAATACGAGCGCAGTAACGACAGGTATTGAAAAGGCGTATAAAGTGGATATCGACAGCGGAGCAACACTGAAGAAGCTGGATGGCATGCTGACCGCGTATGCCAAAGGCGTAGAAGTGAAGGTCAACGGCCAGACGGTCGGTATTGTAAAGGATAAAGCGACTGCACAGGCTGCTTTGAAGCAAGTGCAGAAGAAATACACACCTGCGGGTGAGGGCACGGCTACAGGCATCAAGGGACTGGTTCGCAAAACATCCGTGGGCAGTAGTCATGCAAATGCCAGTAGCAAAGCCTCTAAAGCATGGCTGGAGTCTGCCACTATTCGTGAGAAAATTGCATATGAGCCTGTAAAAGCAGACCCGAACAAGGTGCTGACCGAGGCAGAAGCGGTTAAAGCGCTGACCGAGGCGCGTGAGGCACCTGTAACGTATACGGTACAGGAGGGCGATTCCTTGTCGTCGATTGCGAATAAATTTAATATGACCGCTTGGGAGATTAAGCAGAACAACCCCGGATCGCGTGAGCTGTATCTGCAAATTGGAGATGAATTGAAGCTTACCGCTCCAAAGGCTCCGGTTACGGTGCAAACAGTGGAGAAGGTCGTTGAGCAGATTGCTATTGAGCCTGAGATTGAGGTTCGCCAAAGTGACGAACTGAAAGCAGGAGTCACCAAGGTTGTCAGACCGGGACAAGCAGGCTTGAAGGAAATGGATTACCGTCTGACCAAGGAGAACGGCGAGGTCGTGCGAGAGGAATGGCTCGGTCAAAAGGTGTTGCAGCCGTCTGTTTCCGAGGTGGTGTTGAAAGGAACAAAGGTCGTAGGCGAAGGATCGGGAGAGTTCGCTTGGCCGGTGTCCGGCGCAGCGATGTCGAGCAGCTTTGGCGCACGCTGGGGACGTATGCATGAGGGTGTCGATTTGGTCGGCAGTCCTGACATCCACGCATCGGATGAAGGTGTAGTTACATTTGCAGGTCAGCAGAATGGCTACGGCAATGTCATTATGATTGACCATGGTAATGGCTACCAGACAGTATACGGGCATTTGAGCAGCATTGGCGTTCATGTGGGACAGGTGGTTCAGCAAGGCGAGTCGATCGGAGTTATGGGGAACACAGGACGCTCGACAGGAACACATCTGCATTTTGAAATTCGTAAAGACAATACGCCACGCAATCCAATGACGTATTTAAGATAG
- a CDS encoding GntR family transcriptional regulator — protein sequence MSTKQENIKQLIEEYIEANQIGPGDRLPSEAALSQSFRVSRTTLRGAIRQLESEGKLLVKHGSGTFATCPLPSIPSSLDRLYSIGDMIRSAGLREDEQLESIKRMTVCPPDIAERMRFSENEPMIVLERTRTADGEAVAHSINWMPETLAGSILDGGSFSGSLFQSLELKAGVRIVGAYSELTVPNHDDAHMTRLLKQPQATVLLLKQLHYDELNRQVLYSLDYVRSDIFHFWVRRTR from the coding sequence GTGTCAACAAAACAGGAGAACATTAAGCAGCTTATAGAAGAATATATAGAGGCTAACCAGATTGGCCCTGGAGATCGGCTGCCTTCGGAAGCTGCACTTTCCCAATCCTTCCGTGTCTCGCGTACGACACTACGGGGAGCTATTCGTCAACTGGAATCGGAGGGCAAGCTGCTGGTGAAGCACGGGAGTGGTACGTTCGCTACTTGCCCGCTGCCAAGCATTCCAAGCTCGCTGGACCGCCTGTACAGCATCGGGGACATGATCCGTTCGGCAGGGTTGAGGGAGGATGAGCAGTTGGAATCTATCAAGAGGATGACGGTATGTCCCCCTGATATTGCCGAACGAATGAGGTTTTCCGAGAATGAGCCTATGATCGTTCTGGAGCGGACTCGCACAGCCGATGGAGAAGCGGTAGCACATTCTATCAATTGGATGCCGGAGACATTAGCAGGTTCGATTTTGGACGGCGGGTCTTTTTCAGGTTCGCTTTTCCAAAGCCTGGAACTTAAAGCCGGGGTACGAATTGTTGGCGCGTATTCGGAGCTTACTGTCCCGAATCATGACGATGCCCATATGACGCGTCTGTTGAAGCAGCCGCAGGCTACCGTGTTACTGCTCAAGCAGCTTCATTATGATGAGCTGAACAGACAGGTGTTGTATTCGCTGGATTATGTCCGCAGCGACATTTTCCATTTCTGGGTGCGCCGTACACGCTGA
- a CDS encoding CehA/McbA family metallohydrolase, which yields MLKWIPSELHTHTLHSDGKQTLEELAQSAADLGLECIAMTDHNTQSALVDQDRVEQQFGVPIISGMEWTTFYGHMLTLGVDRFIDWRVLGPDDIHEGIRQVHEQGGIAGLAHPFRIGSPICTGCFWEYTIQDWHEVDYIEVWSTLMPSIKRDSQRAFAMWTDLLNQGYRITAVSGRDWHVSKRDDALPAVTYLGVHGEAEEQESLVNRAVEAIRLGSVSVTMGPLLTMSAQVKGSDKRYHIGECVELSVEDSLSVTVQLDVETRAAHYTLEPQNLRLLLTSSHGVCSETQIPAQSGEYTLSLQDPAGKGWLRAELYGCMEDCVMMIAFTNPIYMA from the coding sequence ATGCTTAAATGGATTCCGTCTGAGCTTCACACCCATACGCTTCACAGCGACGGAAAGCAAACGCTGGAGGAGCTTGCCCAAAGCGCAGCGGACCTCGGGCTGGAATGCATCGCTATGACGGATCACAACACGCAGTCGGCACTTGTAGATCAGGACCGGGTCGAGCAGCAGTTCGGTGTCCCGATCATTTCAGGGATGGAGTGGACGACTTTTTACGGGCATATGCTGACGCTGGGGGTAGACCGGTTTATTGACTGGCGAGTGCTGGGGCCGGATGACATTCATGAGGGAATCCGGCAAGTGCATGAGCAGGGAGGCATTGCAGGACTTGCCCATCCATTCAGGATCGGAAGCCCGATCTGTACGGGGTGCTTTTGGGAGTATACCATCCAGGACTGGCATGAGGTCGATTATATTGAGGTCTGGTCAACACTTATGCCGTCTATTAAGCGGGATAGCCAGCGGGCGTTCGCCATGTGGACGGATTTATTGAATCAGGGGTATCGCATCACGGCGGTAAGCGGTCGGGACTGGCATGTATCCAAACGGGATGATGCGCTTCCGGCTGTCACGTATCTGGGTGTTCATGGTGAAGCAGAAGAGCAGGAGAGCTTAGTTAACCGGGCAGTTGAGGCGATCCGCCTCGGTTCGGTGTCGGTTACGATGGGACCGTTACTGACGATGTCGGCACAGGTTAAGGGTAGTGATAAGCGATATCACATCGGTGAATGTGTAGAGCTGTCTGTGGAGGATTCACTGTCTGTGACGGTTCAATTGGATGTGGAAACGAGAGCAGCCCATTACACCCTTGAGCCTCAGAACCTTCGCCTTTTGCTGACAAGTAGTCATGGAGTATGCTCTGAGACTCAGATCCCTGCTCAATCAGGTGAATATACGCTATCATTACAAGATCCCGCAGGAAAAGGCTGGTTACGGGCCGAGCTTTATGGCTGCATGGAGGACTGTGTGATGATGATTGCTTTTACGAATCCGATTTATATGGCTTAA
- a CDS encoding ABC transporter permease subunit, with translation MSSSSKRGMLGLALVIPSFLILLVVVIIPILYAVKESLIDQHGTGYGLANYIRLFTEPAMRKNMIYTINVTLVSTALTLVISYALAIYLRFGKGFVVKWIGRLYFVPMFVPGVIATYAIITMYGNHGWAARLLLPLGIETIPRIIYDYKGLVLANLWFNIPFATMLLSSALASIPNAVVESARDAGASTLQLFGRFILPLSYKTMWVAVTFIFMGIMGSFTAPFLIGANSPQVLGVAMQQVFSSYQETHTASAMAVFMFLLCSFMGYFYIRTMVKDAEAS, from the coding sequence ATGAGTTCATCGTCCAAAAGGGGGATGCTGGGGCTTGCCCTAGTCATCCCGTCTTTTCTCATTTTGCTGGTTGTCGTCATAATTCCGATTCTCTATGCCGTAAAGGAAAGTCTGATTGATCAGCATGGAACAGGCTACGGGCTGGCGAACTATATCCGCCTGTTCACAGAGCCTGCGATGCGAAAAAATATGATATATACGATCAATGTCACGCTGGTTTCGACGGCCCTCACATTGGTCATCAGCTACGCTTTGGCGATTTATTTGCGATTTGGAAAAGGTTTTGTCGTCAAATGGATCGGGCGATTGTATTTTGTCCCGATGTTCGTTCCCGGCGTAATTGCAACCTATGCGATCATTACGATGTACGGCAATCATGGCTGGGCTGCACGCCTTTTGTTGCCGCTGGGTATTGAAACCATTCCGAGGATTATTTACGACTACAAAGGTCTGGTGCTGGCTAATCTGTGGTTTAACATTCCGTTCGCAACGATGTTGCTAAGTTCGGCGCTGGCCAGCATTCCGAACGCTGTTGTGGAAAGTGCCAGAGACGCGGGAGCCAGCACGCTGCAACTGTTTGGGCGCTTTATTTTACCCCTTTCCTACAAAACGATGTGGGTTGCGGTGACCTTCATCTTTATGGGGATTATGGGCAGCTTCACAGCTCCGTTCCTGATTGGCGCCAACTCGCCGCAGGTGCTGGGTGTGGCGATGCAGCAGGTATTTTCCAGCTATCAGGAGACGCATACAGCCAGCGCAATGGCAGTGTTTATGTTTTTACTGTGTTCTTTTATGGGCTACTTTTATATTCGGACTATGGTGAAGGATGCCGAGGCGAGCTAG
- a CDS encoding extracellular solute-binding protein, which produces MFGKKKMGLILAGVLSLSLLAGCGNGGNAATATGEAKDTKAGAATGTTEISLYTGGSLNVKELWETLIKDFEAKNDHVKVKLVYLPAGTGGASTLDRLIAAKKSGQTDTDIDLYEGSLDDITKGVGEKLWETVDTTKVPNLANVDETYLKQVNNQAIPYRASSVVLAYNSAKVATPPKTADELYTWIRQHPGKFAYNDPSTGGSGSSFVNTVIYNFLPPEAMNSDDPANMKKWDQGFSLLKELGPSMYQKGVYPKKNQGTLDILASGEVDMVPAWSDMALEQLAKGLLPDTVKLTQIDPAFTGGPSYLMVPSLSSKKEATQEFLNYVLTPEAQTVVINKMYGYPGIKWSLMPSELQEKFNSVSSGYRSFNSGELQQEIYKRWQSEVAGG; this is translated from the coding sequence GTGTTTGGGAAAAAGAAGATGGGTCTGATTTTGGCTGGAGTGCTTAGTTTATCGTTGTTGGCTGGCTGTGGAAACGGCGGTAATGCCGCTACAGCTACAGGGGAAGCCAAGGATACGAAAGCGGGAGCCGCTACGGGAACGACAGAAATCTCCTTGTACACTGGCGGTTCCTTGAACGTCAAAGAGCTGTGGGAAACGTTAATCAAGGACTTTGAAGCTAAAAATGATCACGTTAAGGTCAAGCTGGTGTATTTGCCAGCGGGAACCGGGGGCGCATCTACGCTGGATCGTCTGATTGCAGCTAAGAAAAGCGGGCAAACCGATACAGATATCGACCTGTACGAAGGCAGTCTGGATGACATCACTAAAGGGGTAGGCGAAAAGCTGTGGGAAACGGTGGACACTACCAAGGTTCCTAACCTAGCGAATGTCGATGAAACGTATCTCAAACAAGTCAACAATCAGGCCATTCCATATCGGGCATCTTCGGTTGTTCTCGCCTACAACAGTGCAAAAGTAGCGACACCTCCGAAAACAGCGGATGAGCTGTATACGTGGATTCGTCAGCACCCGGGCAAATTTGCTTATAACGACCCGTCCACGGGTGGATCGGGTAGCTCGTTTGTGAACACGGTTATCTATAACTTCCTTCCTCCAGAAGCGATGAACAGTGATGATCCGGCCAATATGAAGAAATGGGATCAAGGCTTCTCGCTGCTCAAGGAACTGGGTCCTTCGATGTACCAAAAGGGAGTTTATCCGAAAAAGAACCAAGGCACGCTTGATATTTTGGCAAGTGGAGAGGTGGACATGGTTCCGGCCTGGTCCGATATGGCGCTCGAACAACTGGCTAAGGGTCTGCTTCCAGACACGGTGAAGCTGACACAGATCGACCCTGCATTTACAGGCGGTCCGTCTTATCTGATGGTTCCTTCGCTTTCCTCCAAAAAAGAAGCAACACAAGAATTCCTGAATTATGTGCTGACGCCAGAAGCGCAAACGGTTGTTATTAACAAAATGTACGGCTATCCGGGGATTAAGTGGAGTCTGATGCCAAGTGAATTGCAAGAAAAATTCAACAGTGTATCTTCTGGATACCGCAGCTTTAACAGCGGCGAGCTCCAGCAGGAAATCTACAAACGCTGGCAGAGTGAAGTAGCGGGCGGTTAA
- a CDS encoding ABC transporter ATP-binding protein produces MSIQLSIRELTKRFKTGDGVKGISLDVMKGELVTLLGPSGCGKTTVLRSIGGFLDPDSGDIQIQGKSVLKLPPEKRPTAMVFQSYNLWPHMTVYDNLAFGLKIRKVKKAEIDRQVKEALALVRLESAERKTPGQLSGGQQQRVALARALLLKPDVLLLDEPFSALDAKLRMEMREELRDIQTQTGMTMVFVTHDQEEALSISDRIVVMNAGRIEQLSSPQEIYDKPQSLFVAGFIGRINLLKGVSTGRSVSVSGIPFAQEHEYTGESMVGVRPEDIVLTTEENGSLAGTIRQVMILGHYAEVSLDSGTDHLKMFVPRERAAELRSGEQIRFSFSKMVTFPAAQ; encoded by the coding sequence ATGTCCATTCAATTATCCATTCGTGAGTTAACCAAACGCTTTAAGACGGGAGACGGAGTCAAGGGCATCTCACTTGACGTGATGAAAGGGGAGCTTGTGACCCTGCTCGGTCCTTCCGGCTGTGGTAAAACAACCGTGCTTCGCTCCATTGGCGGCTTTCTGGACCCGGACAGTGGCGACATTCAGATTCAGGGTAAAAGTGTGCTCAAGCTGCCACCCGAAAAACGCCCAACCGCTATGGTGTTCCAAAGCTATAATTTGTGGCCGCATATGACGGTGTATGACAACCTTGCTTTCGGGTTGAAGATTCGCAAGGTGAAAAAGGCCGAAATCGACCGCCAGGTAAAGGAAGCGCTGGCGCTGGTTCGGCTGGAGAGCGCAGAGCGTAAAACGCCGGGGCAGCTCTCGGGCGGTCAGCAGCAGCGGGTAGCGCTCGCTCGGGCTCTGCTGCTCAAGCCGGATGTATTGTTGCTGGACGAGCCTTTTTCCGCGCTCGATGCCAAGCTGCGCATGGAGATGAGGGAGGAGCTGCGCGACATCCAGACCCAGACGGGGATGACGATGGTGTTTGTCACCCACGATCAGGAGGAGGCGCTGTCGATTTCCGACCGGATTGTTGTTATGAATGCGGGGCGGATTGAGCAGCTATCGTCGCCACAGGAGATTTATGATAAGCCACAGTCGCTTTTTGTAGCGGGCTTTATTGGCCGCATCAATTTATTAAAGGGGGTGAGTACAGGTCGCAGTGTCTCTGTGAGCGGCATACCGTTTGCACAAGAGCATGAATATACAGGTGAATCTATGGTCGGTGTAAGGCCAGAGGATATTGTTCTGACGACCGAAGAAAACGGCTCTCTAGCCGGAACGATCAGACAAGTGATGATTCTCGGGCATTATGCGGAGGTTTCGCTGGATAGCGGTACCGATCATCTGAAAATGTTTGTGCCGCGTGAACGGGCAGCCGAGCTGCGCAGTGGAGAGCAGATCAGATTCAGCTTCAGTAAAATGGTTACTTTTCCGGCAGCACAGTGA
- a CDS encoding ABC transporter permease subunit yields the protein MNWYLRSLGTRKIVEFIVLVIFVIFFLGPLTNLLLLAISGKWQYPAPLPQSLSLEWWKFVLTQDDVLSSISLSFLIAITVTVCSIIVCVPAAYAFARISFPLSKWFLFSFLLTHAFPKMGLYVSIAVLFYKFGLMNTFTGIVLIHMVNTLMYMTWIPSSAFRSVHRAQEESARDAGAGPLRVFWKITFPMALPGIVVASIFTFLASLDEAQGTLLVGTPDYKTMPVIMYSIIADYPSTTGAVFSVILTLPTVILLLAARRFVSADVLAGGFQVK from the coding sequence ATGAACTGGTATCTTCGCTCACTTGGCACACGCAAAATTGTGGAGTTCATCGTGCTCGTTATTTTCGTCATTTTTTTCCTGGGGCCTTTAACTAATTTATTGCTGCTGGCAATTTCGGGAAAATGGCAGTATCCTGCACCGCTGCCACAGAGCTTGTCACTGGAATGGTGGAAGTTTGTATTAACGCAGGATGATGTGCTCAGCTCCATATCTCTATCCTTCCTGATCGCTATTACCGTTACAGTCTGCTCGATTATCGTATGTGTTCCCGCTGCCTACGCCTTCGCGCGGATTTCGTTTCCGCTTAGCAAGTGGTTTTTGTTTTCATTTTTGCTCACGCATGCTTTTCCGAAAATGGGATTGTACGTGTCTATCGCGGTGTTGTTCTACAAATTCGGGCTGATGAACACCTTTACGGGCATTGTATTGATCCACATGGTGAACACGCTGATGTACATGACCTGGATTCCTTCCTCTGCGTTCCGCAGCGTCCATCGCGCTCAAGAGGAATCTGCCCGGGATGCCGGGGCGGGACCGTTACGGGTGTTCTGGAAAATTACGTTCCCCATGGCGCTGCCCGGCATTGTGGTCGCTTCCATCTTTACATTTCTCGCTTCATTAGATGAGGCTCAGGGAACGCTGCTCGTCGGGACACCGGACTATAAAACGATGCCTGTCATTATGTATTCCATTATTGCGGATTATCCGAGTACTACGGGTGCTGTATTCTCCGTCATTTTGACTCTGCCCACGGTGATCCTGCTGCTGGCCGCAAGGCGTTTCGTAAGCGCGGACGTGCTGGCTGGCGGATTCCAGGTGAAGTAA
- a CDS encoding adenylosuccinate synthase, which translates to MSTVVVVGTQWGDEGKGKITDYLAESAEVVARYQGGNNAGHTILIDGKKYKLSLIPSGVFYEDKKCVIGNGMVVNPAALIEEITYIHDNGFSTKNLVISDRAHVIMPYHITLDVLEEDRKGPNQIGTTRKGIGPAYMDKAARNGIRIADLLDAEEFEKKLRHQTKEKNHMIEQVYGGEPLDVEEILKQYLEYAEFIRPYVGDTSVVLNDAIDANQKVLFEGAQGVMLDIDQGTYPYVTSSNPSAGGVCIGSGVGPSKIQQVIGVAKSYTTRVGDGPFPTELNDEIGDYIRETGHEYGTVTGRARRVGWFDSVVVRHARRVSGLTGLSLNSLDVLTGLKTVKICTGYKYRGEVITHYPASLKMLAECEAVYEELPGWSEDITGVKTLEELPETTRNYVQRVSELTGIPIAIFSVGRNRDQTNQVLPIYL; encoded by the coding sequence ATGTCAACTGTAGTCGTTGTGGGAACACAATGGGGAGACGAAGGCAAAGGTAAAATTACGGACTATCTGGCGGAAAGCGCTGAAGTGGTGGCCCGTTACCAAGGCGGAAACAATGCTGGTCATACGATTCTCATTGACGGTAAAAAGTACAAGCTGAGCCTGATTCCATCCGGCGTTTTTTATGAAGATAAAAAGTGTGTCATTGGCAACGGCATGGTAGTTAATCCGGCCGCTCTTATTGAAGAAATTACTTACATTCACGATAATGGCTTTTCTACGAAAAATCTGGTCATTAGCGACCGTGCACATGTTATTATGCCATACCACATCACGTTGGATGTGCTGGAAGAAGACCGCAAAGGACCTAACCAAATCGGTACGACGCGTAAAGGGATCGGCCCTGCTTATATGGATAAAGCTGCACGTAATGGTATTCGTATTGCTGATTTGCTGGATGCAGAGGAATTCGAAAAGAAGCTGCGCCATCAAACAAAAGAAAAGAATCATATGATTGAACAAGTATATGGCGGCGAGCCGCTGGATGTAGAAGAAATACTGAAACAGTATCTGGAGTATGCTGAATTTATCCGTCCTTATGTAGGAGATACGTCTGTTGTGTTGAATGATGCGATTGATGCGAATCAAAAGGTACTGTTCGAGGGCGCGCAAGGCGTTATGCTCGATATCGACCAAGGTACGTATCCGTACGTTACATCCTCCAACCCGTCGGCTGGCGGCGTATGTATCGGTTCCGGTGTAGGCCCGTCCAAGATTCAACAAGTCATCGGTGTAGCTAAATCCTACACAACTCGTGTCGGTGACGGTCCGTTCCCAACGGAACTGAATGATGAAATCGGTGATTACATCCGTGAAACAGGCCATGAGTACGGTACCGTTACAGGTCGTGCTCGTCGTGTTGGCTGGTTCGACAGTGTAGTTGTGCGTCATGCGCGTCGTGTCAGCGGACTTACAGGTCTGTCCTTGAACTCGCTGGACGTATTGACAGGTCTGAAAACGGTGAAAATTTGCACAGGCTACAAGTATCGCGGTGAGGTGATTACGCATTATCCGGCTAGTTTGAAAATGCTGGCGGAGTGCGAGGCCGTATACGAGGAACTGCCAGGCTGGAGCGAAGACATTACTGGCGTGAAAACGCTGGAGGAATTGCCTGAGACTACTCGTAATTACGTACAACGTGTATCTGAGCTGACAGGCATTCCAATTGCAATCTTCTCTGTTGGTCGTAACCGTGACCAAACGAACCAGGTGCTTCCGATTTATCTGTAA
- the dnaB gene encoding replicative DNA helicase encodes MGGEFFDRIPPQNLEAEQAVIGSILLQSEALITAMERVQTEDFYDKAHQMIYEAMIELGESGQPIDLVTLTSKIQDKGQLEDIGGVSYLAKLAHGVPTAANVDYYAQIIEEKAMLRRLIRAATQIVSEGYSGGEDVAGMLSDAERKIMEISNGRSGSGFIAIRDVVMEVFDRVELLHQNKGNTTGIPSGFVDLDKMTAGFQRNDLIIVAARPSVGKTAFALNIAQNVAVRAKETVAIFSLEMSAAQLVQRMICAEANLDANVMRTGDFKGDDDWAKLTMGIAALSEAEIYIDDTPGITVADIRAKCRRLKTEKGLGMIVIDYLQLIHGRGKSGENRQQEVSEISRTLKQIARELEVPVIALSQLSRGVEQRQDKRPMMSDLRESGSIEQDADIVAFLYRDDYYNQETEKKNIIEIIIAKQRNGPVGTVELVFLKNYNKFANYERAHSDAFAG; translated from the coding sequence ATGGGCGGCGAATTTTTCGATCGGATTCCTCCGCAAAATCTGGAGGCAGAACAGGCGGTTATCGGGTCCATTTTGCTCCAGTCCGAAGCACTGATTACAGCGATGGAGCGGGTGCAGACCGAGGATTTTTACGATAAGGCTCACCAGATGATTTACGAAGCGATGATTGAGCTGGGTGAATCTGGACAGCCGATAGACTTGGTTACACTGACCTCGAAAATTCAGGACAAGGGTCAGCTGGAGGATATCGGGGGCGTCAGCTATCTGGCGAAGCTGGCTCACGGGGTGCCGACAGCGGCCAACGTGGATTACTACGCTCAGATTATTGAAGAAAAGGCGATGCTCCGCCGATTGATTCGTGCAGCCACGCAGATTGTGAGCGAAGGCTATAGCGGCGGCGAGGACGTCGCTGGTATGCTGAGCGATGCCGAGCGCAAGATTATGGAGATCTCCAACGGACGCTCGGGCAGCGGTTTTATTGCCATCCGCGATGTCGTGATGGAAGTGTTCGATCGGGTCGAACTGCTGCATCAGAACAAGGGTAATACGACCGGGATTCCGTCCGGCTTTGTTGATTTGGACAAGATGACAGCGGGTTTCCAGCGCAATGATCTAATCATTGTGGCAGCCCGTCCATCCGTGGGTAAAACGGCGTTCGCCCTGAATATTGCGCAAAACGTTGCAGTTCGGGCAAAGGAGACGGTTGCTATCTTCAGTCTGGAAATGTCGGCGGCCCAGCTCGTTCAGCGGATGATCTGCGCCGAGGCCAATCTGGACGCGAACGTCATGCGGACAGGTGATTTTAAAGGCGACGACGATTGGGCGAAGCTGACGATGGGCATTGCGGCCTTGTCGGAGGCTGAAATCTATATCGATGATACGCCCGGTATTACGGTTGCGGATATCCGTGCCAAGTGCCGTCGTCTCAAGACGGAAAAGGGACTCGGCATGATTGTGATCGACTACTTGCAGCTTATTCATGGGCGCGGGAAGTCGGGCGAGAATCGGCAGCAGGAGGTATCCGAAATTTCACGGACCTTGAAGCAAATTGCCCGTGAGCTGGAAGTGCCTGTCATCGCCCTTTCCCAGCTAAGCCGGGGTGTAGAGCAGCGTCAGGACAAGCGACCGATGATGAGTGACTTGCGGGAATCTGGTTCCATTGAGCAGGATGCTGATATCGTCGCGTTTCTGTACCGGGATGATTACTATAATCAGGAAACGGAAAAGAAAAATATTATTGAGATTATCATTGCCAAGCAGCGTAACGGCCCGGTCGGTACGGTAGAGCTGGTGTTTCTCAAAAATTATAATAAATTCGCCAATTACGAGCGCGCTCATTCGGATGCATTCGCTGGCTAG